Proteins from one Mesotoga infera genomic window:
- a CDS encoding permease translates to MEGNLKRELTKFGLLAAGFLAFYFLPFSEKYVQEAIISGFTMLGSYAREHVLFCLVPAFFIAGTITVFIRKDAILKLLGPGARKIISYPVAAVSGGILAVCSCTILPLFGGIYKRGAGLGPAVAFLFSGPAINVAAIFLTGNAIGWEMAIIRMVAASISAVFIGLIMQSIFKEKGSGGFAMQESGEQISWQEAVGFLALQMTFLIVGGLKIDPIVKASIMIVSAVAVFIMAIRFKREMRNSWIGETWDFAKKILPYLFFGVFVAGIISSALPKSLVESLLGGNRLGSTLFASVFGAVMYFATLTEVPIVQSLMSLGMGKGPALALFLAGNSLSLPSMIVITRLLGRKKAFTYFGLVVAFATIWGYIYGNLI, encoded by the coding sequence ATGGAAGGAAATCTTAAGAGAGAATTGACAAAATTCGGACTTTTAGCGGCGGGCTTTCTGGCTTTTTATTTCTTGCCCTTCTCGGAGAAGTACGTGCAGGAAGCCATAATCAGCGGTTTCACGATGCTCGGCTCTTATGCCAGGGAACACGTGCTTTTCTGTCTCGTTCCCGCGTTCTTCATAGCCGGCACGATAACCGTGTTCATACGCAAGGACGCGATACTCAAGCTGCTTGGACCGGGCGCTAGAAAGATAATATCATACCCGGTGGCGGCCGTGTCGGGTGGAATTCTCGCCGTCTGTTCCTGCACGATACTGCCGCTCTTCGGCGGGATATACAAGCGCGGAGCCGGCCTCGGCCCGGCCGTTGCCTTCCTCTTCAGCGGCCCGGCCATTAACGTGGCGGCCATATTTCTCACCGGCAACGCGATAGGCTGGGAAATGGCGATAATCAGGATGGTCGCCGCGTCGATTTCGGCGGTTTTCATAGGGCTAATAATGCAAAGCATCTTCAAAGAAAAAGGTTCAGGTGGCTTCGCGATGCAGGAATCGGGCGAGCAGATTTCCTGGCAGGAGGCCGTGGGCTTTCTCGCCCTGCAGATGACTTTCCTGATAGTCGGCGGCCTTAAGATAGACCCGATCGTCAAGGCTTCTATAATGATCGTTTCGGCCGTGGCGGTCTTCATCATGGCGATTCGTTTCAAGAGAGAGATGAGAAACTCCTGGATTGGCGAGACCTGGGACTTCGCCAAGAAGATACTCCCGTATCTCTTCTTCGGGGTTTTTGTGGCAGGCATAATATCCAGCGCGCTTCCTAAGAGTCTTGTAGAATCTCTTCTCGGCGGAAACAGACTTGGCTCGACTCTATTCGCTTCTGTTTTCGGTGCGGTGATGTACTTCGCGACACTAACGGAAGTTCCAATAGTCCAATCCCTAATGTCCCTCGGAATGGGAAAGGGGCCAGCTCTGGCTCTATTCCTGGCCGGCAACTCTCTCAGCCTGCCCAGCATGATAGTGATAACGAGGTTACTGGGAAGGAAGAAGGCCTTCACTTATTTCGGACTTGTGGTTGCATTTGCGACCATATGGGGATATATATACGGAAACTTAATTTAA
- a CDS encoding DDE-type integrase/transposase/recombinase, whose product MTGLIEKYSKKYRKSGKKEKSRILNEFTEVTEYNRSYASLILRRGYSKKNKRSKFTKRRGRKKKYDLEVLRKLVEIWEILDFPCGKRFKAIIEEAIDNLNKNGHLSLREEVKQKLLEISSSTMDRLLRSERKKMELKGRSHTKPGTLLKKHIRIKTHHEWDDTKPGFVEVDLVGHEGGDSSGEFCYSLNMVDVASGWSVVAPIRNKAQRWTLEAIIALRALLPFPLLGIHSDNGSEFINAHLYKYCLDERLVFTRTRSYNKNDNPHVEQKNWSLVRRAVGYYRYDTLEELTILKELYASLNLYNNHFQPTHKMIQKTRDGTRIVKKYDKFATPYERVLNSPWIDSTKKDELRKVHEALDLYILKSNIAHFQESLVDIQIMKSKSNSKGGVLNLLLFDFE is encoded by the coding sequence ATGACTGGACTGATCGAGAAATACTCAAAGAAGTACAGAAAGTCTGGAAAGAAGGAGAAGAGTAGAATTCTTAACGAGTTTACTGAGGTAACTGAGTACAACCGGAGCTATGCATCATTAATACTTAGGAGGGGTTATTCTAAGAAGAACAAGAGAAGCAAATTCACAAAGAGGCGCGGGAGAAAGAAGAAATATGATTTGGAAGTATTGAGAAAACTTGTTGAGATATGGGAGATCCTGGACTTTCCTTGCGGCAAGAGATTCAAAGCGATTATTGAAGAGGCGATAGACAATCTGAACAAGAATGGTCATTTGTCTTTGAGGGAAGAAGTTAAGCAGAAGCTTTTGGAAATAAGTTCCTCCACAATGGATAGACTTCTTCGAAGTGAAAGGAAGAAGATGGAACTGAAGGGTAGGTCACATACAAAACCCGGTACTCTCTTGAAGAAACACATAAGGATAAAGACTCATCACGAATGGGATGACACAAAACCAGGTTTTGTTGAGGTGGATCTTGTCGGTCACGAAGGAGGTGATAGTTCGGGAGAATTCTGTTATAGCCTGAATATGGTGGATGTTGCCAGTGGTTGGAGTGTCGTTGCACCAATAAGGAACAAAGCTCAAAGATGGACCCTCGAAGCTATAATCGCATTGAGAGCTTTACTTCCTTTCCCTCTTTTGGGAATTCATTCCGACAATGGTTCGGAGTTTATTAATGCTCATTTGTATAAGTATTGCTTGGATGAAAGATTGGTCTTTACCAGAACCCGGAGTTACAACAAGAACGATAATCCCCATGTGGAACAGAAGAATTGGTCTTTGGTCAGAAGGGCCGTTGGCTATTACAGATACGACACTTTGGAGGAACTGACTATCTTGAAGGAGCTATATGCAAGCTTGAATCTCTACAACAACCATTTCCAGCCTACTCATAAGATGATCCAAAAGACCAGAGATGGTACAAGAATAGTGAAAAAATACGACAAGTTCGCTACTCCCTACGAAAGAGTTCTTAACTCTCCCTGGATTGACTCCACAAAAAAAGATGAGCTTCGCAAGGTTCACGAAGCCCTAGATTTATATATACTCAAGAGTAATATAGCACATTTTCAAGAATCACTGGTTGATATACAGATAATGAAGTCTAAATCTAACTCAAAGGGAGGTGTTCTCAATCTCCTTCTATTCGATTTTGAATAG
- a CDS encoding thioredoxin family protein produces MKVEIFGSGCPRCKQTEKVMKMAVEELGTNATVEKVTDMMVMMEKGIISTPAVAIDGEIVLSGKIPSLEEAKKLLKNRL; encoded by the coding sequence ATGAAGGTGGAGATTTTTGGCTCTGGTTGCCCCAGATGCAAGCAAACGGAAAAGGTGATGAAGATGGCGGTCGAAGAGCTTGGCACGAACGCGACCGTGGAAAAAGTGACGGATATGATGGTTATGATGGAAAAGGGAATAATATCGACCCCGGCGGTGGCGATCGACGGAGAGATAGTCCTCTCAGGGAAAATTCCTTCGCTGGAGGAAGCCAAGAAGCTCCTGAAAAACCGCCTTTGA
- a CDS encoding DegV family protein, producing MIGIIVDSGCDLPEAIKEKTNVRVIPLKVVLEGKEYRDNIDITTEQLLEFMENKFPKTSLPGYNDIGQAFESLYKEGVKEIVFVGISSGLSGTLGLVKRFSEDFIKNNPDSKVHIVDSKNISIASGLVAMRGVELSEQGATFDEVVLAVEEAVKKSKVFFCIPVLKYLKAGGRIGKVSATIGDILDLKPVITVGEDGIYHSVSKDRGMRRAVNTTVRKLLEYISGKKARFVAAYTSDRSEKSLEYFRTIVETLESQGIKNIITGQISQSLVAHTGPGLIGVAALVE from the coding sequence ATGATTGGCATAATCGTCGATTCTGGCTGCGATCTTCCAGAAGCGATCAAAGAAAAGACAAATGTGAGGGTCATTCCGCTCAAGGTAGTTCTCGAGGGAAAAGAATACAGAGACAACATAGATATCACCACCGAACAGCTGCTGGAATTCATGGAGAACAAATTTCCCAAAACTTCGCTTCCCGGTTATAACGATATCGGGCAGGCCTTTGAGAGCCTTTATAAAGAAGGAGTGAAAGAGATAGTCTTCGTCGGGATCTCAAGCGGGCTCAGTGGAACTCTGGGTCTCGTGAAAAGATTCTCCGAGGATTTTATAAAGAACAATCCCGACTCGAAAGTACATATAGTCGATTCGAAGAATATTTCGATCGCCTCCGGGCTGGTCGCCATGAGGGGCGTTGAGCTATCGGAGCAGGGCGCAACCTTCGACGAAGTTGTCCTTGCCGTCGAAGAGGCCGTGAAAAAATCCAAAGTCTTCTTCTGCATACCCGTTCTCAAGTATCTCAAAGCCGGCGGGAGAATAGGGAAAGTGAGCGCCACCATCGGCGACATACTCGACCTTAAGCCGGTGATAACGGTGGGAGAGGACGGAATCTACCACAGCGTCTCAAAGGATCGTGGAATGAGGCGGGCCGTGAACACCACCGTAAGAAAGCTTCTCGAATACATATCCGGGAAAAAGGCCAGGTTCGTGGCCGCCTATACCTCCGACAGGAGCGAGAAGTCTCTCGAATATTTCCGCACGATAGTGGAAACTCTGGAGAGCCAGGGGATAAAGAACATCATCACTGGCCAGATCTCCCAGTCACTCGTGGCTCACACCGGACCGGGTTTGATAGGCGTGGCGGCTCTGGTCGAATAA
- the cas6 gene encoding CRISPR-associated endoribonuclease Cas6 — MRFQIMLSGRSEIISLPLDYRSGFIHFFKKLAESSEMMDMFYARKSYKRFSFSVRLGSEMRIEGERLEAKLPAMVTFSTGDLSVFNSFLGSATKFWSWEEPLSIFTNTLFISGINVQRPFLVNKPFLKCKSYTHITLRDPENPILSLSTKDMEKFNFTLNSYMKEKFTAFTGRIPKGELSFEAGSGEFELVRHYNGFVGGYRGVFALSGPPDLLQFAYDYGLGHRTGQGFGLFSAEV; from the coding sequence TTGAGATTCCAGATTATGTTGTCGGGAAGATCGGAGATTATTTCTCTCCCGCTTGATTACCGCTCCGGCTTCATTCATTTCTTTAAGAAGCTGGCGGAATCTTCCGAAATGATGGACATGTTCTATGCCCGTAAAAGTTATAAGCGGTTTTCTTTTTCGGTAAGGCTCGGTAGCGAAATGAGGATCGAAGGAGAAAGGCTTGAAGCGAAACTTCCTGCCATGGTTACTTTCTCAACGGGGGACCTGAGCGTCTTCAATTCGTTTCTCGGGTCTGCAACAAAGTTCTGGAGCTGGGAAGAGCCTTTGAGCATTTTCACCAACACGCTTTTCATTAGCGGCATTAATGTGCAGCGCCCTTTCCTAGTAAATAAGCCCTTTTTGAAATGCAAAAGTTACACGCATATCACTTTACGGGACCCAGAAAATCCCATTCTGTCACTTTCTACAAAAGACATGGAGAAATTCAATTTCACGCTAAATAGCTATATGAAAGAGAAGTTCACGGCCTTCACAGGCAGAATTCCGAAAGGCGAATTGTCTTTTGAAGCGGGAAGCGGCGAGTTCGAGCTAGTAAGGCATTATAACGGCTTTGTAGGGGGCTACCGGGGAGTTTTCGCCTTAAGCGGCCCTCCAGATTTGCTCCAGTTCGCTTACGATTACGGATTGGGGCATAGAACGGGCCAGGGGTTCGGACTGTTCTCGGCGGAGGTGTGA
- the cas3 gene encoding CRISPR-associated helicase Cas3' codes for MKAEEFMAKSSPAISLIDHSKDVERIASGLGEPALKLLSLLHDVGKVSPSFQRKLGNERFSDIDPRFQLDVPHNILSLFYIDKRRLYETFAQDSRLILSAIAFHHYRESMGQYLLRPGKLAVAAKEMKAHEAEINEALSGLDREFGLGGLLKIDSQMIESIIGGASLLDMDILIPPYRLDFSIIRQVKSIGATRRLVTLSGFLKYSDHLASFLEDAGQRDFKIPEIPDRYPAVLLQMKNSGIPDSDNWQKRKMTTGNTILLAGTGSGKSLFALMWAGNRQMIFTLPLRAAVNAMYGNVSKILGSDTTGLLHSDANLQTDRNDEELNGFTLDLARQLSLPNIITTGDQIFPSALKYPGYDRIYAIASRSAVVIDEVQAYSPVASAVVVKLLEDISAMGGKFLLMTATLPLHIKEEIEARCTLNGGFEFVDMYGELFGGTRKHRIAVVGKPLTESVPEILARLGEGKKVLVIANTVKRAQEIYQKLKDENGDTKESIRLLHSRLTMEDRMEKEKEVLEKFPNSLEGEPGILVSTQVVEASLDLSFDYLYTDISPIDSLVQRMGRVLRHIREPFEYKGSANVIIHVAQNKGKIANTEVYNNSLVESTLKALAKSAGVDNFIPELGEMYTIEEPLTEEDKKELIETVFSSLKGSDYLNEFEEALKILESGWLSDRKEEARRIFRDISQTAVIPETRLNEAVKSIREMIGMADWKGFKKNIVAKFVVNVSQNSLWKREKTELVKLLERSFGISDRKLLRYAKGIYVVKGFTYDRELGLK; via the coding sequence GTGAAAGCGGAAGAGTTTATGGCAAAGTCTTCTCCCGCAATAAGTCTTATAGATCACAGCAAGGATGTAGAAAGGATTGCGAGTGGCCTTGGCGAACCAGCACTCAAACTTTTATCTTTGCTTCACGATGTGGGGAAGGTCTCGCCATCTTTTCAGAGAAAGCTGGGCAATGAGCGGTTCTCGGATATTGATCCGCGCTTTCAGCTTGATGTGCCGCACAACATACTCTCGCTGTTCTATATAGACAAGCGCAGGCTATACGAGACATTTGCGCAGGACAGCCGACTGATACTCTCCGCAATAGCCTTCCATCACTACAGGGAAAGCATGGGCCAGTACTTGTTAAGGCCTGGAAAACTGGCAGTTGCTGCTAAAGAAATGAAAGCTCACGAGGCGGAGATAAATGAAGCTCTATCCGGTTTGGACAGAGAATTTGGCCTTGGCGGGCTCTTGAAAATTGACTCGCAGATGATTGAGAGTATAATCGGTGGGGCTTCCTTGCTGGATATGGATATACTAATCCCCCCCTACAGGTTGGATTTCTCGATTATAAGGCAGGTTAAATCCATTGGGGCGACCCGCAGATTGGTCACACTCTCTGGCTTCTTGAAATATTCGGACCATCTGGCCTCATTCCTCGAAGACGCCGGCCAGAGGGATTTCAAGATACCCGAGATCCCGGACAGATATCCGGCCGTTCTCTTGCAAATGAAAAACTCGGGAATTCCCGACAGCGATAATTGGCAGAAACGTAAAATGACAACCGGGAACACCATATTGCTCGCGGGAACTGGCAGCGGGAAGAGCCTCTTCGCGCTCATGTGGGCCGGAAACAGGCAAATGATTTTCACTCTTCCTCTCAGGGCGGCGGTTAATGCTATGTACGGAAACGTGTCCAAAATTCTTGGGAGTGATACTACCGGACTTCTACACTCTGACGCCAATCTGCAGACCGACCGAAATGACGAAGAGCTGAACGGGTTCACTCTCGATCTGGCAAGGCAGCTTTCCCTGCCAAATATAATCACCACCGGTGATCAAATATTCCCTTCGGCCTTGAAATATCCGGGATACGACAGGATCTACGCCATAGCCTCCAGAAGCGCGGTAGTGATAGATGAAGTTCAAGCTTACAGCCCCGTAGCATCTGCCGTGGTCGTAAAGCTGCTGGAAGACATATCCGCCATGGGAGGAAAATTCCTTCTCATGACCGCCACACTCCCGCTTCATATAAAAGAGGAAATAGAGGCGAGGTGTACCCTGAACGGTGGCTTTGAATTTGTTGACATGTACGGTGAGCTCTTCGGAGGTACCAGGAAACACAGGATAGCGGTCGTTGGAAAGCCGTTGACAGAATCTGTGCCTGAGATCCTGGCCCGCTTGGGCGAGGGGAAAAAGGTCCTCGTAATAGCCAACACAGTCAAGCGGGCACAGGAGATATATCAAAAGCTCAAGGACGAAAATGGCGACACAAAAGAAAGCATCAGGCTTCTTCATTCAAGGCTGACTATGGAAGATAGGATGGAAAAGGAAAAAGAGGTTCTGGAAAAATTCCCTAACAGCCTGGAAGGCGAACCGGGAATACTCGTCTCCACGCAAGTGGTAGAGGCCTCGCTCGATTTATCTTTCGATTATCTATATACCGACATATCTCCAATAGACAGCCTTGTGCAAAGGATGGGAAGAGTCCTTCGGCACATACGCGAACCATTTGAGTACAAGGGCAGTGCCAATGTAATCATCCATGTGGCTCAAAATAAGGGAAAGATAGCAAACACAGAAGTCTATAACAATAGCTTGGTGGAATCCACCCTAAAAGCCCTTGCGAAATCTGCCGGAGTGGATAATTTTATACCCGAGCTCGGCGAAATGTACACTATTGAAGAGCCTCTAACCGAAGAAGACAAAAAAGAGCTGATCGAAACGGTTTTCTCAAGTTTGAAAGGAAGCGACTATCTAAACGAATTTGAAGAAGCGCTAAAGATTCTGGAGAGCGGCTGGTTGTCCGACAGGAAAGAAGAAGCACGTCGCATCTTCAGGGATATTTCTCAGACCGCTGTTATCCCGGAAACCCGTCTGAACGAAGCTGTGAAGTCGATAAGAGAAATGATAGGAATGGCTGACTGGAAAGGGTTCAAGAAAAACATAGTGGCTAAATTTGTGGTGAATGTGAGCCAGAATTCCCTCTGGAAAAGGGAAAAAACGGAACTGGTGAAACTGCTGGAACGTAGTTTTGGTATTAGCGACAGAAAACTGCTCCGTTACGCTAAAGGGATATACGTTGTAAAAGGTTTTACATACGACAGAGAGCTCGGCTTGAAATAA
- the cas7i gene encoding type I-B CRISPR-associated protein Cas7/Cst2/DevR produces the protein MNDTKNNMKGITGTVIFESSALNRDQSVGNITTLKKLSVGTDSFVFLSRPWVTNKLFSTLAEIYPDSWKLGELTSSKGVIQHRLLDTQDKELKIFQDIVRSAELDAFGYMSTAAKPKKRGKDTQKEEEGPQEEDKSSSTTLSRKAAVSLTKAIALYPWRGDMSFYANHAFVSRMNASTDRTAGKLETPNPYSREEDYNLFKFSFTIDLTRFGKDLWVFDEATMKKLSGNLKEFEEEIVKAGGKVLCDTKAGSIYFELNKEKKIERVLQILDVIKNGLLAQCAGENYGILPSFMIVAGLKAPVPLFHPDIYFDKGSGELSFSSLSRTIAQNDYIIRENGTTLVHASGKEKMAGWKAEGSIEDWKDFIDKLKECM, from the coding sequence ATGAACGACACGAAAAACAACATGAAAGGCATTACCGGAACTGTTATTTTCGAGTCTTCCGCATTGAACAGGGACCAGAGCGTCGGCAATATCACGACTCTCAAAAAGCTAAGTGTCGGGACGGATTCATTCGTCTTCCTGAGCAGGCCGTGGGTTACCAATAAGCTATTCTCGACGCTCGCCGAAATCTATCCCGATAGCTGGAAACTCGGCGAGCTAACCTCTAGCAAAGGCGTAATACAACACAGGCTACTGGATACGCAGGATAAAGAGCTGAAAATTTTCCAGGACATAGTCAGGAGCGCAGAGCTGGACGCTTTTGGATATATGAGCACTGCCGCAAAACCTAAGAAAAGAGGAAAAGACACTCAAAAGGAGGAGGAAGGCCCTCAAGAAGAAGATAAAAGCTCATCCACCACGCTTTCGCGAAAAGCCGCCGTTTCTCTCACTAAGGCGATCGCCCTGTATCCCTGGAGGGGCGATATGTCTTTCTACGCCAATCACGCTTTTGTGAGCAGGATGAACGCAAGCACTGATAGAACGGCTGGAAAACTGGAAACCCCGAACCCTTATTCCCGCGAGGAGGATTACAATCTTTTCAAATTCTCCTTCACTATCGATCTCACCAGATTTGGGAAAGATCTCTGGGTTTTCGACGAAGCTACTATGAAAAAGCTTTCCGGCAATCTGAAGGAATTTGAGGAAGAAATAGTGAAAGCCGGGGGGAAGGTGCTCTGCGATACAAAAGCCGGATCAATATATTTCGAGCTTAACAAAGAGAAGAAAATAGAAAGGGTCCTACAGATACTGGATGTCATTAAAAATGGGCTTCTTGCCCAGTGCGCTGGGGAAAATTATGGCATACTCCCCTCTTTTATGATAGTGGCTGGCCTAAAGGCTCCGGTCCCCCTCTTCCATCCGGACATCTATTTCGACAAGGGCAGCGGTGAACTTTCCTTTTCCTCGCTATCTAGAACGATAGCCCAAAACGACTACATAATACGCGAAAACGGAACCACTCTTGTTCACGCCTCAGGGAAAGAGAAAATGGCCGGCTGGAAAGCGGAAGGCTCGATAGAGGACTGGAAAGACTTCATAGATAAGTTGAAAGAGTGTATGTGA
- the cas8a1 gene encoding type I-B CRISPR-associated protein Cas8b1/Cst1 translates to MVFYPSDWLYNASVIGLAVAIADYFEESVVSFNGDGTITIADSFLSHLFKNLKEAKDDLPSKLSVSPSSRESANFASRIPLMAWLFLRRAADHIKEGNAFKKEREKIEATDLKDPLPVFNAIRPKYFFKDGPFVNAIGAGTKDVAARVAELFGFPEELEEYSLHCSFCGNSFRVPKEKRRLFIDNILVGYAGASVKEFPNAYWNFEPSTPICPVCSVAIFFHIFALQQSPDRQFFFVNSPSFALSRELMRQMEIFSKKPDGVFFRNIVDRLTKIAAIQTGWGSMGIEIYRIIGDPPGKYQEVKVTKISHAIVDKLMASPSIGGYLRSINSTGLYEAFIAEDYGKLFQLLYLANKHNATGAKSSAIEIERLVGRTDFRAISAMAGCLPDLLYEGMGYGGEEMELKRIRSETREIFNSRAVRASQEGGEDRLLSSIGRIAYQLIEKTRLGNRLEANYLLTRTFTANGEPLPKSLWEIIATGSEEEFKLGVYAFIDTVAGILKETESQKVKEEGK, encoded by the coding sequence ATGGTATTCTATCCGTCAGATTGGCTATACAACGCTTCTGTGATCGGATTGGCAGTTGCCATCGCTGATTATTTCGAGGAGTCGGTTGTCAGTTTCAACGGCGATGGAACGATTACAATAGCCGACAGCTTCCTGAGCCATCTTTTCAAAAACCTGAAAGAGGCAAAAGATGATCTTCCTTCGAAACTGTCGGTGTCGCCTTCCAGTAGAGAAAGCGCAAATTTCGCCTCTCGCATCCCGCTTATGGCGTGGCTCTTTTTAAGAAGAGCCGCCGATCATATTAAAGAGGGGAACGCTTTCAAAAAGGAAAGGGAGAAGATAGAAGCCACCGATCTGAAAGATCCGCTCCCGGTATTCAATGCCATAAGGCCGAAATATTTCTTCAAGGACGGGCCGTTCGTGAACGCTATCGGCGCCGGGACGAAGGATGTCGCGGCTAGAGTGGCCGAACTATTCGGCTTCCCTGAAGAGCTGGAAGAGTATAGCCTTCATTGCAGCTTTTGTGGCAATTCTTTCAGAGTGCCAAAGGAAAAGCGGAGGCTCTTCATCGACAACATCCTCGTCGGCTATGCGGGCGCCTCCGTAAAAGAATTCCCTAACGCTTACTGGAATTTCGAGCCATCGACACCTATCTGCCCGGTCTGCAGCGTGGCAATTTTCTTTCACATCTTCGCGCTCCAGCAGTCTCCAGACAGGCAGTTCTTCTTCGTAAACTCGCCATCCTTTGCGCTTTCCAGGGAACTCATGAGGCAAATGGAAATATTCAGCAAAAAGCCTGACGGCGTATTCTTCAGAAACATCGTGGATAGGCTGACGAAAATCGCTGCAATCCAGACAGGCTGGGGGAGCATGGGGATAGAGATATACAGGATAATCGGAGACCCGCCGGGCAAGTATCAGGAAGTGAAAGTCACGAAGATAAGCCATGCAATCGTTGACAAATTAATGGCCTCTCCGTCGATCGGAGGGTATCTACGATCGATAAATTCTACCGGCCTGTACGAAGCCTTTATTGCCGAGGACTACGGAAAACTATTCCAGCTTCTGTACCTGGCTAACAAGCATAACGCGACCGGGGCAAAATCCAGCGCAATAGAAATCGAACGGCTCGTAGGGAGAACCGATTTTCGAGCGATTAGCGCAATGGCGGGTTGCCTGCCAGATTTGCTGTACGAAGGGATGGGATATGGAGGTGAAGAGATGGAACTAAAAAGGATACGGTCGGAAACCAGAGAAATTTTTAATAGCAGGGCTGTAAGGGCAAGTCAGGAAGGTGGCGAGGATAGGCTTTTATCCTCTATCGGAAGGATAGCTTATCAGCTGATCGAAAAGACGAGGCTGGGAAACAGACTCGAGGCCAACTACCTTCTCACACGGACCTTCACGGCCAACGGCGAGCCTCTCCCGAAAAGCCTGTGGGAAATCATAGCAACAGGCTCGGAGGAAGAGTTTAAGCTCGGGGTGTACGCGTTCATAGATACGGTCGCCGGAATATTGAAAGAAACGGAGAGCCAAAAAGTAAAGGAGGAAGGGAAATGA
- the cas5 gene encoding CRISPR-associated protein Cas5, with the protein MRALKIKVWQDSAHFRVPHTTRTLQTLPVPMFSTLLGFLCTPLDEDGRKRLLEGIQLAVYSRHTAGFEDRIWYRNMSIKQHLGRFGSRESRLADNRVEHAGGQSPVTIERLHDVTTIIYTICDAGVMSELERIFSDGSISLSLGLAEDTVLVREARVMDFGDNPEPFQGKVDFFSWLPERNDGEGLPSNYNEFFSHIPGNTRLVSSRYSIVNIGGVAVRDFTYSRCKLFSPRGLPVSFTDPYSFYTDHAEKIPLWFAVQKEVAQ; encoded by the coding sequence ATGAGAGCCCTAAAGATAAAGGTATGGCAGGATTCTGCGCATTTTAGGGTCCCGCATACCACAAGGACACTTCAGACGCTTCCAGTGCCCATGTTTTCGACCTTGCTTGGTTTTCTATGCACCCCGCTCGACGAAGATGGAAGAAAGCGCCTTCTGGAAGGCATACAGCTCGCGGTATATTCGAGGCACACGGCAGGCTTCGAAGACAGAATCTGGTACAGGAACATGTCGATAAAGCAGCACTTGGGAAGGTTTGGCAGCAGAGAATCGCGCCTTGCCGACAACCGGGTCGAGCACGCAGGAGGACAGAGCCCCGTGACAATCGAGAGGCTTCATGATGTCACGACTATCATATACACTATATGCGATGCCGGGGTTATGTCGGAACTTGAAAGAATCTTTTCCGACGGAAGCATATCGCTCTCCCTGGGACTAGCCGAAGACACCGTTCTTGTAAGGGAAGCGCGGGTGATGGATTTTGGTGATAACCCCGAACCGTTCCAAGGAAAGGTTGATTTCTTCTCATGGCTTCCGGAAAGAAACGACGGCGAGGGCTTACCCTCAAACTATAATGAATTTTTTTCGCACATCCCCGGTAATACGAGGCTTGTGAGCTCCAGATACAGCATCGTAAACATAGGCGGGGTGGCGGTGAGGGATTTCACATACTCCCGGTGCAAGCTTTTTAGCCCCCGGGGGCTGCCAGTAAGTTTTACCGATCCGTACAGCTTTTACACCGACCATGCGGAAAAGATCCCGCTCTGGTTCGCCGTTCAAAAGGAGGTGGCACAGTGA